The Coffea arabica cultivar ET-39 chromosome 6e, Coffea Arabica ET-39 HiFi, whole genome shotgun sequence genome contains the following window.
TGGGTCCCACCGGCATAAGACCTCCGTGCTGCCCTCCACTCTcattctataaataccccacacaCTCCCAACAAGTGAGGGGACTGTTCATTTTTTAGATACTATTATCtttctcgttctcatactaacttaatcgtcggagtgataccaggggagaagccccgccatcCACTTCGGCCGCGAGGATACACCTCACCTCAACCCAGAGAGGTCTGATTTAGGTCGGTCCAACTACCCGCCAAAAATCGCctcttcaattggcgccgtctgtgggaacgagaTAGCTATTAAAATGAGATCCACGCGCTCCAGAAGCGGAAGAGTTCCCTCAACTGGGGCTGGGCAGACCTCGGGTGCCCAGCAAGACCGCATATCTGAAGAGCCAGGGTCCCAAAGGACCCAGCCCAACAATGAGGACGCCATCGCCAAGATGGCCGAGTTTGTATCAGACAACCCTAACATTTTTGAGGAGCTAGGAAGGTACCTCAAAAggcagggaaaagaaaaagctgAGTCTTCCAAGAGGAGACCGACGAAGTCCCCTGAAGTGCCCTCAGGCGAGGACTCCGAAGATGGGCGTCTATCTCGGAGCACCTCCAGGCGAGCCTCATCCAAGGCAACCTCCAAGATTGCCTCCATCTCCCGAGCGTTTTCTCGGGGACTACTGGGAAAACGAGCCGAGGACCCACCTCGGCGTCCCGGAGGCCTAGCTTCTGATTACATGAGGGCTCCGCCCTTCACTGATGACATCAACGGGGAAATGGTGCCCCCGAACTTTAAGCTACCAAATTTGCACACCTATGACGGCCGTGGTGACCCCGAGGATCACCTCCGCGCCTTCATCTCCGCATTCCGACTCTACTGCGTCCCCGACGCCGTGATCTGTCGGGCTTTCCCCATCTTCCTGCACGGGACCGCCCGGAAGTGGTTCTGGAGTTTAGAACCGGGGAGCATTTCCTCCCTGGATGAGCTGATAGACCGGTTCATCCACCGCTTTGTGTCGTCTCGACCAATAACAAAGACTTCAGCTTACCTCTTGAACCTGCAACAGGGTCAGGGCGAGTCACTTCGCTCGTACGCCCAAAGGTTCAACGAGGAGAATGTACAGATACCTGACCAGAACGAGCAGGTAACTATTGCTGCCTTCACCAACGGGTTAGTAGCAGGGATCTTTAACACCGAAATCCATCGGCAGTACCCCCGTACACTCCGGGAGCTCTGGGAAAGAGTGGACCAGGGAATCCGAAGTGAAGATGTAAATCGCATGAAGCGAGAAGCCCAAGCATCTCGTACGGGGCAAGATCCCCGGAGGAGGAAAGACACTGGCCGAGGTGAACCAGGCCCAAGTGGCACTTCAAACCAACCCCGAGACCGCCGAAGTGTCTTCGACCGGATCGTGAAAGGCAGATCGTCCACCTCGGACGCCGAGCTGACGCCCCTCAATTCGAGCCGGACCCACGTCCTGGCTGTGATGAGGCAGAATCACCTCGGCCGCAACCCTCCCGAAATTCCGGGGAGGAGAGATAAGAGGAACTCGAACCTCTACTGTGCCTACCACCGTGATGTAGGGCACGAGACTGAAGACTGCAATGACCTGAAGCGGGAAATCGAAAATTTGATCCGGCAGGGATACCTGAAGCAATTCGTCCGCAAGGATGGAGGCTTCAACCGAAGCATCTCCCACCGGGAGaaccgaggcccccgccgagaCGACCGACGGGACACGAACATGCATTGCCGAGGTCCCGAAGACCGTAGGGAGGACAAGCAGCCCCCACGCGATGGCTCACCGGGCTACGGCCCCAACATCGCCGGGGTGATCAACACCATCGCGGGAGGACCAACGGGAGGAGACAGCCAGAACTCCCGGAAGCGGACCTACCGCCAGGCCGAGATGGAGGTGGCCGAGCCGAGCTCTCGGCTGTCCGAGGTCATCACCTACGGTCCCGCTGACCCCGTTCCTGCGGCCTCCAGCAATCATGAAGCTCTTGTGATTGAAGTCCTCACCAACAACTACGTAGTCAAAAAGGTCTACGTAGACCCCGGAAGCTCGGTAGACGTCTTGTACTACCGGACTTTcgaaagtttgaaactgaccAGGGAGCAACTCACTCCTGTCAGGACTCCCCTCGTGGGATTCGGGGGACACGTCGTCCACCCGGAAGGCATGTTGACCCTGGTGGTAACAATCGGGCGTCATCCACGCTGCCGAACTGTGCCTGTTAGTTTTGCGGTGGTCAAAGCAGACTCCCCCTACAATATGCTGATAGGCCGGCCCACGCTCAATGCCTTGAGAGCCGTATACTCCACCTACCACCTGAGCTTTAAATTCCCAACATCTGCGGGGGTGGCCGAGGTAAGCAGCGATGTGGGCGCCGCCCGAGAGTGCTACCTCGCCACCATTCAAGCAGCAGTCACCCCCCGGCCCTCACCGAGGTCAGAAGAAAAGAGGCCAGCGGTCCTCTCCATAGACTGCATCGACCCTCAGAAGGCAGAAGAGCCCAACAGGCTGGAGCCCGGGGATGAGGTGGAACTGGTGGTAGTGGATGAAGCGAAACCTGACCAAGTGGTCCAAGTAGGGGCTGGACTACCCTCACCCCTGAAAGAAGAAATGATCTCCCTGATCAAAGACCACCGAGACGTCTTCGCGTGGTCCGCGGATGAAGTGGTCGGAGTGCCACCCGAGCTCATGACTCACCAACTCAACGTTGACCCACAGGCCCGACCTGTGCGACAGAAACGAAGGCACTTCGGCCCCGAACGTAGTCAGGCCATATCGGATGAGGTCGACAAGCTCTTGCCGGCCAAGATGATCCACGAAGTCCAATATCCCGCCTGGCTGTCCAATCCAGTCATGGTCAAAAAGGACACCGGTGGATGGAGAATGTGTGTCGACTTCACCGACCTCAACAAGGCCTGCCCCAAAGATTGCTATCCTCTGCCGAGAATAGACGCCCTCGTCGACGCGGCGATGGGGTATGAAATCCTCTGCTTCCTAGATGCCTTCAAAGGGTACCATCAAATAGGAATGAGTGAGGAGGACCAAGAGAAAACGGCGTTCTACACCGACCGAGGTACTTATTGTTACACCACCATGCCCTTCGGGCTAAAGAACGCCGGGGCAACCTACCAAAGGCTGATCAACCGACTCTTCCAGAATCAGATCGGCCGCAATGTGGAGGCCTATGTGGATGACATCCTCGTTAAAAGCCTCGCCACTTCATCCTTTCTGTCAGACGTGAGGGAAGTCTTTGGTGTCCTGCGAGACTCGAGAATGAAGCTGAATCCCAAGAAGTGCGTCTTCGGCGTCACCTCGGGAAAATTCTTGGGGTATCTGGTTTCCCACCGGGGAATCGAGGCCAACCCCGACAAGGTGAAGGCCATTCAGGACATGTCCCCACCTCGGAACATCCGAGAAGTCCAACGGCTGAATGGACGCCTGGCCGCGCTGAATCGCTTCCTGTCCCAATCAGCCGAGAAAGCTCTGCCCTTCTTTAAGGTGCTCAAGAAGGCTGATCAGTTTGCCTGGACGGAAGAGTGCCAGGCTGCTTTCGACAAACTGAAGCAATACCTCCATCACCTACCCACTCTCGCTTCACCTCGGCCCGAGGAGAAgctctacctctacctctcCGCAGCCGATGAGGCCGTCAGCGCTGTTCTTATCCGGGATGAGGGCACCCAAGTGCCCGTCTACTATGTCAGCCGAGCTCTCCGCGGACCGGAGACCCGATACACTCAGGTGGAAAAACTGGTGCTGGGGCTAGTTCACGCCGCTCGGCGGCTGAAGCCCTATTTCTTGGCTCATCCCATATCCGTCAGGACCGACCAGCCTCTCCGACAGATACTGGTTCGACCCGAGGCCTCCGGGCGCCTCACTAAATGGGCCGTCGAGTTAGGGGAGTACGACCTGTCCTATGAGCCGCGCACCGCCATAAAAGCTCAAGCCTTAGCCGACTTCTTGGCCGAGCTCACCTTCACGGAAGGTCCGGAGTCCACCTCCGCCTTTGCCGAGGTGTCCACCCCATCCCTGTGGACATTGTATGTGGATGGATCCTCTAATGGGGACGGCAGCGGAGCTGGACTTCTCCTGGAAGGACCTCAGGGAGAAGTGTGCTCTTACGCCCTCCGCTTTGGCTTCCCAGCCACCAATAATGAAGCCGAGTACGAGGCCTTAATCGCTGGACTCCAGCTGGCCCGAAGGCTCGGCGCACAACAAATCCACGTCCGCAGTGACTCCCAACTCGTCGTACGCCAAGTCCTTGGTGAGTATGAGGCCAAGGATGAGACCATGCAACGATACCTCTCCAAAGTACACCAACTCACCGCGTACTTCGAGTCCTTCGAAATCCAAAGAATACCCCGTTCCCAGAATAAGCGAGCCGACGCCTTATCCCGGCTGGCTTCTACGTCATTCTCTGACCTCAACAAAACTGTCTTAGTGGAAGTCCTGAGTGAACCAGGATACGTGGAAGAGGTGGCCTGCCCCGTGCACTCTGAAGAAACCTGGATGACCCCGTTCATCCTTTTCTTGGGTCAAGGAGTCCTCCCTGAAGACCGAGCCGAGGCGAGAAAAATACAACGCAAGGCGGCTCGGTACGCTCTCCGCGATGGAGAGCTGTACAAACGTTCCTACCTCGGCCCATGGCTGAGGTGTGTCACTCCCGAGACAGGACGCCACGTCCTCCAAGAGATCCACGAGGGCTTGTGTGGAGCTCACGTCGGCCACAGAATGCTAGCCAAGAAGGCTCTGCTTCTTGGATATTTCTGGCCCTCGGTTCGACAAGACGCCCAGAACCTCGTTCTCGGCTGCCATTCCTGCCAAGTCCACGCGCCCGAGTATCACCAGCCCGCCAACTTCATGGTTCCCATCACTTCACCCTGGCCATTCGAGCAATGGGGGACAGACATCATAGGTCCTTTCCCCAGAGCCGTCGGGGGTCATACCTTCCTGGTAACCGCTGTGGATTACTTcaccaaatgggttgaagccGAGCCACTGAGGACCATCACCGGGCTGGCaattcaaaaattcttttggaaatGCATCGTCTGCCGCTTCGGCATACCACAGGTAATCATCTCGGATAATGGGAGGCAATTTGCCGAGAACCCCTTTAAAACTTGGTGCACAAACCTTGGCATCAAACAACATTTCACTTCGGTAGGCCACCCCCAGGCCAACGGCCAAGCAGAAAACTTCAACCGAACTCTCTTGCATGGCCTCAAGACTCGACTACACCAAGCTGGAACATCTTGGGTCGAAGAACTCCCTAGTGTCCTTTGGTCTTATCGGACCACGCCGAGGTCGGCCACGCAAGAGACCCCCTTCTCTTTAACATACGGAGCCGAGGCTGTCATCCCTGCCGAGATCCTTACCCCCAGCCCTCGGCTCGCAGCCTATGCAGCCGAGGTGAACGGCGAAGAAAGGCAGTTGGATCTCGACCTCGTCGATGAGCGAAGGGACCTCGCCTCAGCCCGGATAGCTTCCTACAAGAGCACAGTGGCACACTACTACAATGCCCGTGTCAGGCACCGTCGATTCCAGCCTGGAGACTTGGTTCTGAGGAAAAACTCAGTCAGCCGAGCTGAACCGCAAGGGAAACTATGCCCGAAGTGGGAAGGCCCTTACCGAGTTGTGGAGTCTGACCTCAAGGGATATTGTAAACTGAGCTACCGAGATGGCTCACTAGTGCCGAGGTCTTGGCACGCCGAGAACCTCAAAATGTATTGTGCTTGAATTTTTAATCAAGATATGACTTCGGATCTTACGTTATTTTTCAACATCGGTTTCacgttattaaaaaataaagggggacAAGCAAGGGACGAAGTCAAAGCAAGAAATTAAAGTGCGGAGGTGAAAAGAAATAAACTTTCATTCAACAAAGGAGCGTTACAAAAAATACAAGGCCGAGGTCGGAGTGCTACTAAGCGCTCTCCACCTCGGCCACCCCTTTAAGACCCACGAGCCTAGACCCCTGTCTCGGCTCCATTCCCCTTTTCGGCTCCCTCCTGGGCAGCCTTCTCTCCGGCCTCCTCTCCACCGGGGTGAAGCTCTTCTCCATGCTCTTCGCCGATGTTCCCTCCAGGCACTTCACCCGTCCCTTCGCCGAGGCCTACATCGGCTTCTTCTCCTCTTTCCTCCTCGAACGCTTCGTCGAGTTCAGACAGCCATTTGTTGAACTCGTCTTGAACCTCGGCCAGGTTCCTCCCGGCTCGGATGCCTTCGGCCATCCGATCGCACAGCTCCGTGGAGTCCTCGTTATAGTGAGCACTGTTCCTCAAGGACTCCAAAGCCTCGGAGGGCAGATGAGCTGCGGCCTGGTCTATGGCCGAAGTGAAGCCCAGCATGAAGGATGGCCTTGTCAGCTGGCCGAGATCCCCAATGAAGGTCTCGGACCTCCGGAAATCCTCGACGGCCGAGGTCCTCGCGCTATCAAGGGATTGTTCGTGATTCTTCTTCGCCTCCTCGGCCCTCTTCTGCTCTTCCTCAAGAGCGGACCTCAGACTGTTGGTTGTGATCTCGGCCTCCTCCCCTTTAGCCTCGGCCTCCTTGAGCTGCCTCTGAAGCTCGGATTTCTCAGACTCAGACACCACcagcttcttcttcaacttggCAATCTGATCTTGCAGCTTGCCGGTGTCCTGCTCCTCGAGCAACTCGCAGTACCGATGTGCCATCTCGGCCACAAAGGCTGTGTTGGAGGCCGTGGTCACCATAACGCTTTGGAGCATCTCGGCCGGGGTCAGCTTCCTTGTGAAGTCCAAGTCTCTTGGCAGAGTAGACTGCATCACCAGGTCTTGGGCGACCCGAGGATTCGAGCATCGGTCGTTGACCTTGAGCGACCAATCCGGACACCACTGCTCGCCGGAGTGTGACTTATCCTTCCCAGAAAACACTGGGGGGCTATGGTACCGGTTCCAGAGCGAAGTCGCCGTCACCGCGTTGACCGGAGCTTTCAGCTGTTTGCCTCGGCCATGTTGAGGTGGAAGTGCCGTGGTCACCCCTAGTGGCACCCCCTCTGGTACCGAAGTGGACCCTGTGGCAGCAGCAGCCGAACTGCTCTGAGCTGCCGTGGTGGGGGTGGTCTCCTTGGCCGACGTCTTGGGAGGCTGCCCTTGTGTTTTCTTCTTGGGCGGGGGCGCCGATGTCTCGCCCGAACTCTTCCTCTTCGACCTCTTCGCCACTTCGGCACCTGAGCTCGACGTGATGATGTCGGACAATTTGGTCACTGCACAAAGAGCAAATATTATCATGTGCCTTAGCCGAAGTGAAATCAAAGCtatgaaagaaaattacaaGGTATCTTAAGTTTAGTGGAGGTGAAGGGAGTCTTGTCAGGAGGGATCAAAGCTCGGCTAATTCCCCCGTCAACCAGCACGGCTTCGGGGTAGTCCAGACTGTATATCCGAAGTCCCGACCCCATCAGCTTCTGGAAGTCCTCCTCCTTGGTAATAGTATCTAAAAAATGAACAATCCCCTCACTTGTTGGGAGtgtgtggggtatttatagaatgAGAGTGGAGGGCAGGACGGAGGTCTTATGCCAGTGGGACCCATGTCCTGCCATTACGGCTCTGCTTCCTGTCAGGCGGCCTGGCTCTGACACTGTAGCCTTCTGGGTATGATGGCGGAGAGTATGGTGCAGGTGCCATTAAGTGCCTCtagtgcttttcagataaagcactggTCCCAGGTGATGTCAGGTGGCttgacatcatcagcgtgcagcTGAGGTGGAGGTGCCGAGATCACCTACACAGTAGACTAGGGATCCGGCCGGGCTTAAGGGATAACACCGAGACGCGGACGAGCTCTGATGAGGGACGAGGTGAGTTCACCTCGGGCATGCGGGATGGCCGAGGTGAGCCTCCTCAgcacacattaatggtggtgataaaaggatacgggcggctctcaagagcccttttcctcgtttgcattcttgatcgaagctcattgaccctccgtcaatgtttaagagtaaccaaccgtagactccactttacttccattccttccacccaacatacccctaccgggcccgaactccaaacacttgcactgtggtattactcgagtataccggaatcgaaaGTCTCTCAtgctacaagattccatataacattttcccaaggatcattaattggcacgaccaagccctcgccggctcgattcaatcaactaccaatggggttgagatcaatgataacaattgtagttgttggatactcgtccaatcgacaccaagtcaagtactttcatttcatgtaacatttcatataacattccaataacatgataaataataagtgagagtgataaagtacgctctcacttcaatcaattaacattcaactcatcaagttcaagtatcaaagctatatagtaacacacaagtgagtagtacactcaccaagcttgcaaatggtgtttcatgcacttccgtcaaaagaacgtcgtgaaccaccgtcacgccctaaaacatgcaaacaagtacaatgagactcgataacgagtcataaaccaatgccaaatacgaccccaatagggttccataagcatatacaagcattaggggaaaaccagaaaatcccgAAATgaaattagctttagccctgaaaaaaacagtttttgacctcattttgcggtaatggcaccaaaggcactacgattattgtatgaaggtacaagacccaccgtttcgaagctaagagatagggctacaatatttcagaaggtcactcaacccagtttcgagtgtaaccaggtcaaaaatgcaagatactacaccagaaccgtaaaaacagattgacagaacgcattctagtgtaaacatcataaaacagcctaaataagtccaaatccagaaattccaaatccatccgaaagctaaggaacatggctacatttcatcagaagacctcaacaaccaattcggaagcattcctaaccaaaataaccaattacagaagcaattcccaaattcgggtaaaaccaggacagcaagggtaatttcgacttttctcaagctacgctactccgattgacctgaaattttgtagtcacctctaaaatatcattccatacaactttaatgttttaacccaaggccaattcggcccctaGATATGAGCTatagtaccgggcagaatgaagaacatcaaaccctaattttttcaattttcttccaaaacaaaaattgcttgcaattatcccctttttccacctcctatatcccttacataccatttccaatcatcatacatagccacacaatcatattcatattgaaacagaaaaatccccaataattacaaaagttcaccaattcaaccaaaaatcacaagataatccataaagttgcatcttattccaccactaagcataaattaagcatcattagagggaggagaggggttcttcacaactcaccttagaaacaataGAGAGAGAGTaactagtcctcttagctttccaaataactccacacaacacctcactatcactcccttaagtgattttatggagcaaaaacaagattgGATGGTTGAGtgagttgattgaagcaagattgaagccaaaaacttgaagagttttctttcttttgttgcttgaagagctcggccaagaggaagtgaaaatggtgaatttttggtatttttttgatttatttggtcaatggtaagaaaatgaatagtagtcttacaagtccctccaatcaaatggtgacacttgtcacttatttaatgcaagtctatcactttgtttcgtctcacaccaatccaaattgcaacctctacttatctcttaacacccggtaaattaattccagtatccaaaacttaacctagttggccgaatttttccgaacttttcgcactagtgggtcccacgtccggtatacgctcttaatttctcaaaacctattcgatactagaaaaatcatctaaaaactatatctgctccttaaaagtatctagaatttttcctaatcacgaaaatgcagaaaacaagccatgaaagataataaaacctagaaaatggaaaaaatacgggttctcacacataaAGCGATTTGTACAGGGTTTGAATGTAAAAATCCAAAAAGATTTAGCCGCAACTCAAATTGATACATTTAAAGATgctcttgagaaagctcaagGAGTGGAGCAAGCCTGATTTCAAGTTTGACTTTTCAAGCAAAGAGATGTGGTGCATCTAGGAGTACTACTTGGCGAAGTACTTCTGGGCGAAGTGATCAGAATGTACCACCTCCTAAGTTTGGAAGCGGGTGGAGTTCAAATCTCAGGGACACCAAGAGAAGCTCCATCCAGAGGGGCTCAAAATGGAAGGGGACAACAGAGGACTGTCTCTCAATGAGGtcctgtgagaacccgaaaaattatgttgtatttatttatttttttgattgcatttttttgctttaaattattgccttaatttcctagatatttttttaagggagtcaagtttttaaatcatttttctagtataagttagttcatgtgtcGTTCGTAGCacattatggacgtgggacccgctagtgcggtaaatgcgataacGTTTGACGATTAGATGGAGTTTTACATAAaaggatattattttacaagattctaggggataattagaggttagctagatagattaaccttTGGAAGACAAAGAAGATGAGatcaaaccctaaaagagccAAGTGCCATGAAATTATTgggggttggactttgaccatggtttcttaactttcctaaagaccaattttgaccaaaattgtcTTCATTCTTTCCTTGCTTGGCCGAAAAtattgagaggaaaaacaagagagcaaAGTTCAtcttcaactccaacttcaagcttgaatcttgagtttcaaccgttaGTTTTGCAAACTAGTCCATAAAAGTGGATTTCTGAGGAAGCTTAAGGGTTTTTGTGGAGTGATTTGAGAAGATAAAGGTGTTGGTAGCCTCTTTGCATAAGGTTTAATGTATTTATGGCAAGAAACTCTCTCTACTTCAAATAATTGTAAATTAGTGGCGTATGGTTgcaattttggtagttttatgtAATATTTCATGGTTGGAAGTGGTGATAtgggaattttcagttttatggtgaattttctgatCATATATGATGCTTAAGTGTTAGCCATGGTTTGGTAGCtttgctatgtgaaatatcAAACTTTTACATGCTAGTTTAACTTAcctaaagaaaattccagcttgtgagtaggaatttcagcttagggtttcatttgctaGCTTGAGTAGGTGATGGTTATaggcttgatttggtgagttGT
Protein-coding sequences here:
- the LOC140009879 gene encoding uncharacterized protein → MSSHLTSPGTSALSEKHWRHLMAPAPYSPPSYPEGYSVRARPPDRKQSRNGRTWGRSPAIHFGREDTPHLNPERSDLGRSNYPPKIASSIGAVCGNEIAIKMRSTRSRSGRVPSTGAGQTSGAQQDRISEEPGSQRTQPNNEDAIAKMAEFVSDNPNIFEELGRYLKRQGKEKAESSKRRPTKSPEVPSGEDSEDGRLSRSTSRRASSKATSKIASISRAFSRGLLGKRAEDPPRRPGGLASDYMRAPPFTDDINGEMVPPNFKLPNLHTYDGRGDPEDHLRAFISAFRLYCVPDAVICRAFPIFLHGTARKWFWSLEPGSISSLDELIDRFIHRFVSSRPITKTSAYLLNLQQGQGESLRSYAQRFNEENVQIPDQNEQVTIAAFTNGLVAGIFNTEIHRQYPRTLRELWERVDQGIRSEDVNRMKREAQASRTGQDPRRRKDTGRGEPGPSGTSNQPRDRRSVFDRIVKGRSSTSDAELTPLNSSRTHVLAVMRQNHLGRNPPEIPGRRDKRNSNLYCAYHRDVGHETEDCNDLKREIENLIRQGYLKQFVRKDGGFNRSISHRENRGPRRDDRRDTNMHCRGPEDRREDKQPPRDGSPGYGPNIAGVINTIAGGPTGGDSQNSRKRTYRQAEMEVAEPSSRLSEVITYGPADPVPAASSNHEALVIEVLTNNYVVKKVYVDPGSSVDVLYYRTFESLKLTREQLTPVRTPLVGFGGHVVHPEGMLTLVVTIGRHPRCRTVPVSFAVVKADSPYNMLIGRPTLNALRAVYSTYHLSFKFPTSAGVAEVSSDVGAARECYLATIQAAVTPRPSPRSEEKRPAVLSIDCIDPQKAEEPNRLEPGDEVELVVVDEAKPDQVVQVGAGLPSPLKEEMISLIKDHRDVFAWSADEVVGVPPELMTHQLNVDPQARPVRQKRRHFGPERSQAISDEVDKLLPAKMIHEVQYPAWLSNPVMVKKDTGGWRMCVDFTDLNKACPKDCYPLPRIDALVDAAMGYEILCFLDAFKGYHQIGMSEEDQEKTAFYTDRGTYCYTTMPFGLKNAGATYQRLINRLFQNQIGRNVEAYVDDILVKSLATSSFLSDVREVFGVLRDSRMKLNPKKCVFGVTSGKFLGYLVSHRGIEANPDKVKAIQDMSPPRNIREVQRLNGRLAALNRFLSQSAEKALPFFKVLKKADQFAWTEECQAAFDKLKQYLHHLPTLASPRPEEKLYLYLSAADEAVSAVLIRDEGTQVPVYYVSRALRGPETRYTQVEKLVLGLVHAARRLKPYFLAHPISVRTDQPLRQILVRPEASGRLTKWAVELGEYDLSYEPRTAIKAQALADFLAELTFTEGPESTSAFAEVSTPSLWTLYVDGSSNGDGSGAGLLLEGPQGEVCSYALRFGFPATNNEAEYEALIAGLQLARRLGAQQIHVRSDSQLVVRQVLGEYEAKDETMQRYLSKVHQLTAYFESFEIQRIPRSQNKRADALSRLASTSFSDLNKTVLVEVLSEPGYVEEVACPVHSEETWMTPFILFLGQGVLPEDRAEARKIQRKAARYALRDGELYKRSYLGPWLRCVTPETGRHVLQEIHEGLCGAHVGHRMLAKKALLLGYFWPSVRQDAQNLVLGCHSCQVHAPEYHQPANFMVPITSPWPFEQWGTDIIGPFPRAVGGHTFLVTAVDYFTKWVEAEPLRTITGLAIQKFFWKCIVCRFGIPQVIISDNGRQFAENPFKTWCTNLGIKQHFTSVGHPQANGQAENFNRTLLHGLKTRLHQAGTSWVEELPSVLWSYRTTPRSATQETPFSLTYGAEAVIPAEILTPSPRLAAYAAEVNGEERQLDLDLVDERRDLASARIASYKSTVAHYYNARVRHRRFQPGDLVLRKNSVSRAEPQGKLCPKWEGPYRVVESDLKGYCKLSYRDGSLVPRSWHAENLKMYCA